One stretch of Priestia megaterium DNA includes these proteins:
- a CDS encoding CPBP family intramembrane glutamic endopeptidase produces MKNYLDVEEGKNGWKRYLSTAILASAFMLLGSIIYIIADMVMVAADESGKSYFDFDSGVAVGINANLDFLLSHIVYICWIFGLWIGIRFIHKRKMKSLITSNKRVNWKKIIWSFGAFSLLLMVGQVIDVVFNHSDYSWNHVSLKEYVFLILITLLLVPIQTTTEELFFRGLLLQWVSKRVKRPILLAIIVGLMFSIGHFANPEMNKSIILVGLEYIVAGFALTYIAIQTKSLEITIGAHAANNMFLALFLTTDDSVFGSIPSLFKVANTEPGANLIWSIITFSVFYILCRGKIKKEEAANKDQLIA; encoded by the coding sequence ATGAAGAACTATCTAGATGTGGAAGAAGGAAAAAATGGCTGGAAGCGTTATTTAAGCACAGCGATACTGGCTTCTGCGTTCATGCTATTAGGGTCGATTATTTATATTATAGCTGACATGGTTATGGTTGCAGCAGATGAAAGTGGAAAGTCATACTTTGATTTCGATAGTGGAGTTGCTGTAGGAATCAATGCTAATCTTGATTTTCTGTTATCTCATATTGTGTACATATGTTGGATTTTTGGTTTGTGGATCGGAATTCGTTTTATTCATAAAAGAAAAATGAAATCATTAATAACCTCTAACAAACGTGTGAACTGGAAGAAAATAATATGGTCCTTTGGAGCTTTCAGCCTGTTATTAATGGTCGGGCAAGTAATTGATGTCGTGTTTAACCATTCGGATTATTCATGGAATCATGTAAGTCTGAAAGAGTATGTTTTCTTAATTCTTATTACGCTTTTATTAGTACCTATTCAAACAACAACGGAGGAACTGTTCTTTAGGGGGCTTCTTCTCCAATGGGTGAGCAAGAGAGTGAAACGCCCTATTTTACTTGCTATTATTGTTGGATTAATGTTTTCAATAGGACATTTTGCTAATCCTGAAATGAATAAATCCATTATATTAGTCGGACTGGAGTACATTGTAGCTGGTTTTGCTCTTACATATATCGCCATTCAAACAAAAAGTTTAGAAATTACCATTGGAGCACATGCAGCAAATAATATGTTTCTGGCTCTGTTCCTTACAACCGACGATTCTGTCTTCGGATCTATACCAAGTTTGTTTAAGGTAGCTAACACTGAACCAGGAGCTAACCTTATTTGGTCGATTATTACCTTTAGTGTTTTTTATATCTTATGTAGAGGGAAAATAAAAAAGGAAGAAGCAGCTAACAAAGATCAGCTTATTGCTTAA
- a CDS encoding CBO0543 family protein, with translation MIGDFLGLWDYRYEVFPLTSNYLPWDLFLLPISMMVFIQVKPKINPVIKALIYSAVAAFIGLPLLNWIGIYKPLHWRYIYSFAILIVIYLAASYIASRRKFEKL, from the coding sequence ATGATTGGAGACTTTTTAGGGCTGTGGGATTACCGATATGAAGTATTTCCATTAACTTCTAACTACTTGCCGTGGGACTTATTTTTATTACCCATTTCCATGATGGTTTTTATACAAGTAAAGCCTAAAATTAACCCTGTAATCAAAGCACTGATTTATTCAGCAGTAGCTGCTTTTATTGGTCTTCCACTACTTAATTGGATTGGCATTTATAAACCGCTGCACTGGAGGTACATTTATTCCTTTGCTATTCTAATTGTTATTTACTTAGCTGCATCTTACATAGCTTCTAGAAGAAAGTTTGAAAAACTATAG
- a CDS encoding HAAS signaling domain-containing protein, translated as MSKSKFLQQLNESLKPLSAKERADILQDYEEHFSIGLEEGKTEEEIVTSLGSPNQIAKELLADYHVEQATAKATTQNILRATWAVIGLAFFNVVIVLGPAVALAGFILSAWGIGLCFLLSPILVLGEAIVHSSGFFLFNLFMSLAFCGLGYFIMLGMLVVTKLVIKGFVRYLKYNVSLVKGGLKRVE; from the coding sequence ATGTCGAAGAGTAAATTTTTACAACAATTAAATGAATCCTTAAAACCATTATCCGCAAAAGAACGAGCAGATATTTTACAAGATTATGAAGAACATTTCTCCATTGGTTTAGAGGAAGGAAAAACAGAAGAAGAAATTGTAACGTCGCTAGGTTCTCCGAATCAAATAGCTAAAGAATTGCTGGCAGATTATCACGTTGAGCAAGCAACAGCTAAGGCAACAACTCAAAATATTTTGAGAGCTACTTGGGCCGTAATTGGTTTAGCTTTTTTCAATGTAGTGATTGTTCTTGGGCCTGCCGTTGCATTAGCTGGCTTCATTCTGTCAGCTTGGGGCATAGGCCTATGTTTCTTGCTATCTCCTATTCTAGTTCTAGGTGAGGCTATTGTACATTCAAGCGGCTTTTTTCTCTTTAATTTATTTATGTCTTTAGCATTCTGCGGACTTGGATATTTTATTATGTTAGGTATGTTAGTTGTAACGAAGCTAGTTATAAAAGGCTTTGTACGTTATCTAAAATACAATGTATCACTGGTGAAAGGCGGTTTAAAACGTGTTGAATAA
- a CDS encoding enoyl-CoA hydratase: MSLKVGDIITFERTFTIEDVELFTKVSGDQGSHHVTPGEQGRLVIQGLLTATLPTKIGGDHSVLARKMTFEFLRPVFTSDTIRCEVTIEQFEKQGERTLITASFICHNQNEKEVLKGDFSGIIKN, encoded by the coding sequence TTGTCTTTAAAGGTAGGAGATATCATTACATTTGAACGGACTTTCACAATAGAGGATGTTGAACTGTTTACAAAGGTTTCAGGGGATCAAGGATCTCATCATGTGACGCCCGGTGAACAAGGAAGGCTTGTCATCCAAGGATTACTAACTGCTACATTGCCAACAAAAATTGGCGGTGATCACAGTGTACTTGCTCGTAAAATGACTTTTGAATTTTTGCGGCCCGTCTTTACGAGCGATACTATTCGTTGTGAAGTCACAATCGAACAATTCGAAAAGCAGGGTGAACGAACTCTTATTACTGCTTCTTTTATATGTCACAATCAAAATGAGAAAGAAGTTTTAAAAGGGGATTTCTCGGGAATTATAAAAAATTAA
- a CDS encoding MerR family transcriptional regulator codes for MYTVKDVAKLLDITEHTVRFYTDKGLVPSVQRDKNNIRLFDQESINWLTGVKYLKQCGMTVEDIKTYVDLCLEGGSTIHERYQIILKQKEIAQAQLEEAKKTVKYMEEKANHYLDIINGLSPDDTNPGEWELIHANKTSKES; via the coding sequence ATGTATACGGTGAAAGATGTAGCTAAGCTACTTGATATAACAGAACATACCGTTCGTTTCTACACGGATAAAGGATTAGTTCCGAGTGTACAGCGTGATAAAAACAATATTCGCCTTTTTGATCAAGAGTCCATTAACTGGCTTACAGGCGTAAAATATTTAAAACAATGCGGAATGACAGTGGAAGACATTAAAACTTATGTAGATTTGTGTTTAGAAGGTGGCAGTACCATTCATGAGCGCTATCAAATCATTTTAAAGCAAAAAGAGATCGCTCAAGCTCAGTTAGAGGAAGCTAAAAAAACCGTAAAGTATATGGAGGAGAAAGCAAACCACTATCTTGATATTATTAACGGGTTATCTCCAGATGACACTAACCCTGGCGAATGGGAGTTAATACATGCTAATAAAACATCCAAAGAATCTTAA
- a CDS encoding Spo0E family sporulation regulatory protein-aspartic acid phosphatase: MILREILDLSKSIANYRVDMHELAKNKGFSDPDVLKINQQLDFKIQNIKNIIKG, from the coding sequence ATGATTTTGAGGGAAATACTAGATTTAAGTAAAAGCATAGCAAACTATCGTGTGGATATGCATGAACTAGCAAAGAATAAAGGTTTCTCTGATCCAGATGTATTAAAAATCAACCAACAGTTAGATTTTAAAATTCAGAATATTAAAAATATAATAAAGGGATAA
- a CDS encoding AraC family transcriptional regulator yields MDKFVSGKITLNEYIQCTESNGVSFYIHYWGVMPKHYNNLLHKHSFFEACYVLEGEGTYIDQGCTYQLKENTMFLSKPGVLHQIKSDTGLFLLYVGFELNESESSEKWVTIIEEAKQCSEVVIDVKDDTAAPLMWKSLLIQAAKSESAFFEEILSNLAHSLILSLIQTFVVSPNYHSQKTVPKKSSLILTLAKLYIKDNLSNSIKLTDTATYLHLSSRHLSRLFKAELGISYSEYVQNERIQKAATLLKTTDLSIRDIAQETGFPDVHYFTRVFTASMHSSPGRFRALYTKLKTVIYKD; encoded by the coding sequence TTGGATAAGTTTGTCTCGGGGAAAATCACTTTAAATGAATATATTCAGTGTACAGAAAGCAATGGAGTATCTTTTTATATTCACTACTGGGGAGTTATGCCAAAGCATTACAATAATTTACTTCATAAACATTCATTCTTTGAGGCGTGTTACGTTCTCGAAGGAGAAGGAACTTATATAGACCAGGGATGTACATATCAATTAAAAGAAAATACAATGTTTCTTTCAAAACCGGGTGTTTTACATCAAATAAAAAGCGACACCGGACTTTTTCTGTTATATGTGGGGTTTGAACTAAATGAATCAGAATCAAGTGAAAAGTGGGTAACAATAATTGAAGAGGCAAAACAATGTTCGGAAGTAGTGATAGATGTAAAAGACGATACCGCTGCACCGTTAATGTGGAAGTCTCTTTTAATTCAAGCAGCAAAGAGTGAAAGCGCTTTTTTTGAGGAGATACTATCCAATTTAGCTCATTCTCTTATTCTTTCATTAATACAAACCTTTGTTGTGTCTCCGAATTACCATAGTCAGAAGACTGTTCCAAAAAAGTCTTCTTTGATTCTTACCCTTGCGAAATTATATATTAAAGATAATTTATCAAATTCTATTAAACTTACGGATACAGCCACTTATTTACACCTATCTAGTCGACACCTCTCTCGGCTATTTAAAGCTGAATTAGGGATCAGCTACTCAGAGTATGTACAAAATGAAAGAATTCAAAAAGCTGCTACATTGCTTAAAACAACCGATTTATCTATTAGAGATATTGCTCAAGAAACAGGTTTTCCAGACGTTCATTACTTTACACGTGTTTTTACTGCTTCGATGCACAGCTCACCAGGGCGTTTTCGTGCCCTATATACAAAGTTAAAAACGGTTATATATAAAGATTAG
- a CDS encoding PadR family transcriptional regulator produces MNVQFKKGVLELCVLVLLDKKDRYGYELVQKISDQIEISEGSVYPLLRRLTKEEYFTTYLKESTEGPSRKYYQLTAKGRDYLYELIDEWNEFSRGVNQLIKEGVNNVEE; encoded by the coding sequence TTGAACGTACAATTTAAAAAAGGAGTTTTGGAGCTTTGTGTCCTTGTGTTACTTGATAAGAAAGACCGCTATGGATATGAATTAGTTCAAAAAATCTCCGATCAAATTGAAATATCAGAAGGATCAGTATATCCTCTTCTGCGCCGATTAACAAAAGAAGAATACTTCACAACCTACTTAAAAGAATCTACAGAAGGTCCTTCAAGGAAATATTATCAGCTTACAGCTAAAGGCAGGGATTATTTATACGAACTTATCGATGAATGGAACGAGTTTTCAAGAGGTGTTAATCAATTAATTAAAGAAGGTGTGAACAATGTCGAAGAGTAA
- a CDS encoding LysE family translocator: MNITSFIFYCFIVTFTPGPTNIVILSTVHNSGAKKAMEYTYGATIAFGFLLAISSMLNTLLAAVIPKILIVMQILGSFYMLYLAHQVYKMDSSKPTLNHTGTFISGFLTQFLNPKVVLFTLTVIPTYILPYYVSMPAITIGVVAITVIGFLAFITWILFGAIFKEFLQKHKKVVNVLMALFLVYAAIMIWV; the protein is encoded by the coding sequence ATGAATATTACATCTTTTATCTTTTATTGTTTTATTGTTACCTTTACACCAGGCCCTACTAATATCGTCATATTATCTACCGTGCATAATTCTGGGGCCAAAAAGGCGATGGAATATACGTATGGAGCAACGATTGCTTTTGGTTTCTTACTTGCTATTTCTTCCATGCTGAATACATTACTTGCAGCAGTAATACCCAAAATTTTAATTGTTATGCAGATACTTGGAAGCTTTTATATGTTGTATCTTGCTCATCAAGTTTATAAAATGGATTCATCCAAGCCAACTTTAAACCACACGGGTACCTTTATATCTGGCTTCCTTACACAGTTTTTAAATCCAAAGGTCGTATTATTTACACTGACCGTTATTCCTACCTATATTCTGCCTTATTATGTTTCAATGCCTGCGATTACCATAGGTGTTGTGGCTATAACTGTTATTGGATTTTTAGCATTTATTACTTGGATACTTTTCGGTGCAATCTTCAAGGAGTTTTTACAGAAGCATAAAAAGGTTGTTAATGTATTGATGGCATTGTTTTTAGTTTATGCCGCAATTATGATATGGGTGTAG
- a CDS encoding YitT family protein → MIKKVIIIFQKILIVFVGSLLLSIGINGFLVPHYLLDGGTIGIALILHYYFEFPTGVTMIILGLPLCWFAWIYERHYFYNSFYGLIISSLLIDWLEPIKNQFQFSVFPSVIFGGIFIGTGVGLMLRYETSTGGTDLLAQLISKAFSLNIGIVILSIDGLIITAGLPLLGPKTFLFSCSTIFIGGMTTSLITKKK, encoded by the coding sequence TTGATTAAAAAGGTGATTATTATTTTCCAAAAAATACTGATTGTTTTTGTAGGAAGCTTATTATTAAGCATAGGAATTAATGGATTTTTAGTTCCTCATTATTTATTAGATGGAGGAACAATTGGAATTGCTCTCATCCTTCACTATTATTTTGAATTCCCTACAGGTGTAACGATGATTATTTTAGGTCTCCCATTATGTTGGTTTGCTTGGATTTATGAGCGTCATTATTTTTATAATAGTTTTTATGGGCTAATTATTTCTTCTTTATTGATTGATTGGCTAGAACCTATTAAAAACCAGTTCCAATTTTCTGTTTTTCCTAGTGTAATCTTTGGAGGGATATTTATTGGGACGGGGGTTGGTCTTATGCTTCGGTATGAGACAAGCACTGGAGGAACAGATTTACTAGCTCAACTAATATCAAAAGCTTTTTCTTTGAACATAGGGATAGTTATTTTAAGTATAGACGGTTTGATTATAACAGCAGGTCTTCCTTTATTAGGACCTAAAACGTTTCTTTTTTCATGTTCAACAATTTTTATAGGGGGAATGACGACTTCGTTAATTACTAAAAAAAAATGA
- a CDS encoding LysR family transcriptional regulator yields the protein MEFRVLRYFLTVAREGNITRAADFLHVTQPTLSRQLKDLEQELGKKLFIRSSHSVILTDEGMLLRNRAEEIVNMVDKLEAEFSSMEETIGGDVYIGGGETEAMKHIARVAKDVQLRYPNIRYHLYSGNEEDITERLDKGLLDFGILIQPADISKYNYLNMPAKDVWGVVMREDSPLAVKESIQAADLLKVPLICSRQAMKQTFSKNEFADWFGEDFHKLNIVITYNLAYNAAIMVEEGVGYAITLDKIVNTSTNSNFCFRPLQPRLESGLNIVWKKHHVLSAAADAFLKELQEEFSHTLN from the coding sequence GTGGAATTTCGAGTTTTGCGCTATTTTCTTACGGTTGCAAGAGAAGGAAACATCACGAGAGCTGCTGATTTTTTGCATGTGACACAGCCAACTCTGTCGAGACAATTAAAAGATCTTGAACAAGAGTTAGGTAAAAAACTATTTATTCGCAGCAGTCACAGTGTCATTCTGACAGATGAAGGAATGCTGTTGCGAAACAGGGCAGAGGAAATCGTTAATATGGTGGATAAATTAGAGGCAGAATTTAGTTCTATGGAAGAAACAATAGGTGGTGATGTCTATATAGGCGGCGGGGAAACTGAAGCGATGAAACACATTGCACGAGTAGCAAAAGATGTACAGTTACGTTATCCCAATATACGATATCACCTCTACAGCGGAAACGAAGAAGATATAACGGAACGGCTTGACAAGGGTCTGCTTGATTTCGGTATTTTAATTCAGCCAGCCGATATTTCAAAATACAATTATCTTAACATGCCTGCCAAAGATGTTTGGGGCGTTGTTATGAGAGAAGACAGCCCTCTTGCCGTCAAAGAAAGCATTCAAGCTGCGGATTTATTAAAAGTTCCACTGATTTGTTCACGACAGGCCATGAAACAGACTTTTTCAAAAAATGAATTTGCGGATTGGTTTGGCGAAGATTTTCATAAATTAAACATCGTCATTACATACAATCTTGCATATAATGCTGCCATTATGGTTGAAGAAGGCGTTGGATATGCAATAACACTTGATAAAATAGTCAATACATCTACTAATAGTAACTTTTGTTTCAGGCCCTTACAGCCAAGGCTTGAATCAGGTTTAAATATTGTATGGAAAAAGCATCATGTTCTTTCAGCTGCGGCTGATGCGTTTTTAAAAGAACTGCAGGAGGAATTTTCACACACTCTAAACTGA
- a CDS encoding Gfo/Idh/MocA family protein, which produces MLNGEKKIARPLRWGMVGGGRLGQVGYKHRIGALRDNTAFQLVAGAFDIDPARGKDFGVNIGVSEGRCYPNYEMMFAEEAKRKDGLEVVSIATPNGTHYEICKAALHAGLHVICEKPLFFTSDEVLEIKALAEEKGKIVGVTYGFSGNQLLLQMRAMVEKGEIGDVRVVELQYTHGFNATDDGDKVNAAQKWRVDPKIAGPSYVLGDLSTHTYYMSQLIMPQMKIKKLLCDRQSFIGSRAPLEDNAYVLMHYENGAVGRLWTSSIDAGCMDGHRIRIVGSKASLEWWDSKPNELRYEVQGQPIQTLIRSMPYLDESCNADERLGALHQEGLSESWSNIYLKFAIAIDAKMRGDQETLDTLVYPDINAGLEGVRWIENCVRSADQGSVWVDFESNKEAALVGKTL; this is translated from the coding sequence ATGTTAAATGGAGAGAAAAAAATTGCAAGACCGTTACGATGGGGTATGGTTGGTGGAGGAAGACTAGGGCAGGTTGGCTATAAGCATCGAATTGGGGCACTTAGAGATAACACGGCTTTTCAACTGGTAGCTGGGGCATTCGATATTGATCCTGCTAGAGGAAAAGACTTTGGTGTGAATATTGGAGTCTCTGAGGGCCGTTGTTATCCAAATTATGAAATGATGTTTGCAGAAGAAGCGAAGCGAAAAGATGGACTTGAAGTTGTATCAATTGCTACGCCTAATGGTACTCATTATGAAATTTGTAAGGCGGCATTACACGCAGGTTTACATGTAATTTGCGAAAAGCCTTTGTTTTTCACAAGTGATGAGGTGCTAGAGATTAAAGCATTAGCTGAAGAAAAAGGGAAAATCGTTGGGGTAACGTATGGATTCTCTGGTAATCAGCTGCTGCTTCAAATGAGAGCAATGGTTGAAAAAGGAGAAATCGGCGATGTACGAGTAGTTGAATTGCAGTATACGCATGGATTTAATGCCACTGATGACGGTGACAAAGTAAATGCTGCGCAAAAGTGGCGCGTGGATCCTAAAATTGCAGGACCAAGCTATGTGTTAGGCGATCTTTCTACCCACACGTATTATATGTCACAGTTGATTATGCCTCAAATGAAAATTAAAAAGTTATTATGTGATCGCCAGAGTTTTATCGGCAGTCGTGCGCCCCTAGAAGACAATGCTTACGTTTTAATGCACTATGAAAATGGAGCGGTAGGTAGACTGTGGACATCTTCTATTGATGCGGGTTGTATGGATGGTCATCGAATTCGCATTGTGGGTTCAAAAGCAAGCTTAGAATGGTGGGACAGCAAGCCGAATGAATTACGATATGAAGTGCAAGGGCAACCAATCCAAACGCTGATTCGATCAATGCCTTACTTAGATGAAAGCTGTAATGCGGATGAGCGTTTAGGTGCTTTACATCAGGAAGGGCTTTCAGAGTCATGGTCAAATATTTACCTGAAGTTTGCGATTGCAATTGATGCAAAAATGCGTGGTGATCAAGAAACGTTAGATACACTTGTTTACCCAGACATTAATGCAGGACTCGAAGGCGTTCGCTGGATTGAAAATTGTGTACGTTCAGCAGATCAAGGATCCGTATGGGTAGATTTCGAGAGTAACAAAGAAGCTGCATTGGTAGGGAAAACTCTTTAA
- a CDS encoding sugar phosphate isomerase/epimerase family protein, whose product MKLSYVTDSLGHLPFEEMLDVIAEMGIDTIEMTTGGWSPAPHLRLHELLESDYKRAEFLNELEKRNIKLCALNCSGNPLDPGELGKEHREVTDKTFELAKLLGVKKVIMMSGLPAGSPEDKIPNWITYTVSWPPVLKDILDYQWNEVAIPYWKKLVDKAESCGIEKIALENFSSQLVYNPETLFKLRNAVGPIVGLNLDPSHLIWMGADPILSARELGAAIHHVHGKDVRLERHLSGVNGVMETKEVTDVANRAWNYVAVGCGQDLQWWKEFFSVVKMMGYDEEVSLEMEDLTMSVEAGVRTSINALKQTLSF is encoded by the coding sequence ATGAAATTATCTTATGTAACAGACAGTTTAGGACATTTACCTTTTGAAGAAATGTTAGACGTGATAGCAGAGATGGGAATCGATACGATTGAAATGACCACAGGAGGTTGGTCACCAGCGCCTCACTTGAGACTACATGAACTTTTGGAGAGCGATTACAAAAGAGCTGAATTTTTAAATGAATTGGAAAAACGCAATATTAAACTTTGTGCATTAAATTGTTCTGGGAATCCATTGGATCCAGGTGAGTTGGGTAAAGAGCATCGAGAAGTGACAGATAAAACATTCGAATTAGCCAAATTGTTAGGTGTAAAAAAAGTAATTATGATGAGTGGATTACCAGCTGGAAGTCCTGAAGATAAAATTCCAAACTGGATTACGTATACGGTAAGCTGGCCTCCAGTGTTAAAAGATATTTTAGACTATCAATGGAATGAAGTAGCTATACCCTACTGGAAAAAACTGGTTGATAAAGCGGAATCCTGCGGTATTGAAAAAATCGCTCTTGAAAACTTTAGCTCTCAATTAGTCTATAATCCTGAAACATTATTTAAATTGCGTAATGCGGTAGGCCCTATTGTAGGACTAAATTTAGATCCAAGCCACTTAATCTGGATGGGCGCAGACCCAATTTTGTCAGCTAGAGAATTAGGGGCAGCTATCCACCATGTTCATGGAAAAGACGTGCGCCTTGAGAGACATCTATCAGGAGTTAACGGAGTAATGGAAACAAAAGAAGTGACGGATGTAGCAAATAGAGCTTGGAATTACGTAGCAGTAGGTTGTGGACAGGATTTACAGTGGTGGAAAGAGTTTTTCTCTGTTGTTAAGATGATGGGCTATGATGAAGAAGTTTCTTTAGAAATGGAAGATTTAACAATGTCGGTTGAAGCCGGGGTTCGAACTTCAATTAATGCATTAAAACAAACACTTAGCTTTTAA
- a CDS encoding AraC family transcriptional regulator: protein MDKFIYKKSAGITALSASMTDFTYKKHSHKEYAIGVTLRGIQQYNLDGSLHLSHQNGIMLFNPEQAHDGMAHDKTGLDYVMLYIDPELLLEVIEKKDIVRFSNPIVYDYRLEQRVLSLADAILNQKDEALCNELLLSLTESLIQTDLSSGFKKDNALIRKAKDILHHNLENVLKLEEICRELNLSKFQFIRIFKAHTGISPYQYFLNYKIERAKQLIEKNRDIYAAVAECGFVDLTHLNKHFKSVYGTTAFEYMSHLN from the coding sequence ATGGACAAATTTATTTATAAAAAATCAGCAGGGATTACAGCTTTGTCAGCAAGTATGACCGATTTTACGTATAAAAAACATTCTCACAAAGAGTATGCAATAGGGGTTACACTGCGTGGTATTCAACAATATAACTTAGATGGCAGCTTACACTTATCACATCAAAATGGTATTATGCTTTTTAATCCAGAACAAGCACATGACGGAATGGCACATGATAAGACAGGCCTTGATTACGTAATGCTATATATTGATCCAGAATTGCTATTAGAAGTTATTGAGAAAAAGGATATCGTACGTTTTTCAAACCCTATTGTATATGATTATAGACTTGAACAAAGAGTATTAAGTCTTGCTGATGCAATATTAAACCAAAAAGATGAGGCTTTGTGCAATGAATTACTGTTATCGCTGACAGAAAGCCTTATCCAAACTGATCTTTCTAGTGGTTTTAAGAAAGATAACGCTCTAATTAGAAAAGCAAAGGATATCCTTCATCATAATTTAGAAAATGTGCTTAAACTTGAAGAAATATGTAGAGAGCTTAATTTATCAAAGTTTCAGTTTATACGGATATTTAAAGCTCATACTGGCATTTCACCATATCAGTATTTTCTTAACTACAAAATAGAACGTGCAAAACAATTAATAGAGAAGAATAGAGATATTTATGCAGCAGTGGCTGAGTGTGGTTTTGTTGATTTAACTCATTTAAACAAACACTTTAAAAGCGTATATGGAACAACAGCTTTTGAATATATGTCACATTTAAATTAA
- a CDS encoding DUF4097 family beta strand repeat-containing protein, which produces MLNKKKLSVLAGILILVGMVGGLLTYRAIDPQPISKEKVINSNQVSKINIDTDNTRVHMYPIEGNDIKVTLKGETSPNIKRDFTTDVRNSTLFISYSEQQRSWVNFDIVSVLKPLSINVYLPEKQYNSLGISSNNGYVSVKKLRAADVSVRANNGRVELEDIDSQNLKTSVHNGLTSIKNVAAKTVQAKGNNGKITLSNVEGSLKGETHNGSIALETEELDRNIDFQTHNGKIKIRTKKEPSDVQFNVSVDNGKVDILNKYDRNAVIGKGKNTIKLATHNGSISVTK; this is translated from the coding sequence GTGTTGAATAAAAAGAAACTCTCTGTTCTTGCAGGCATTCTCATCCTTGTTGGGATGGTAGGAGGCCTCCTTACCTATCGTGCTATTGATCCTCAACCTATTTCAAAAGAAAAAGTCATTAACAGCAATCAAGTATCAAAAATAAACATCGACACGGATAATACTCGTGTTCATATGTACCCTATCGAAGGCAATGATATCAAAGTAACATTAAAAGGTGAAACATCTCCTAACATAAAAAGAGACTTCACTACTGACGTTAGAAATTCAACCCTTTTTATCTCTTATAGTGAACAGCAGCGAAGCTGGGTCAATTTTGATATTGTTAGTGTATTAAAACCGCTATCCATCAACGTTTATCTGCCTGAAAAGCAATATAATTCATTGGGAATTTCCAGTAACAATGGGTATGTGTCTGTTAAAAAATTACGCGCAGCAGATGTGTCTGTTCGTGCAAACAATGGACGTGTGGAATTAGAGGACATCGATTCACAAAACCTGAAAACCAGCGTACACAATGGACTTACAAGCATAAAAAATGTTGCAGCAAAAACGGTTCAAGCAAAAGGAAATAATGGAAAAATAACGCTGAGTAACGTGGAAGGTAGTTTAAAAGGTGAAACTCATAACGGAAGTATTGCTTTAGAAACCGAAGAACTTGATCGAAATATTGACTTTCAAACGCACAATGGAAAGATTAAGATTAGAACGAAAAAAGAACCAAGTGACGTTCAATTTAACGTTTCTGTCGACAACGGGAAAGTAGATATCTTAAATAAATATGATAGGAACGCTGTTATTGGAAAAGGAAAGAATACGATTAAACTAGCCACTCATAACGGCAGTATTTCAGTAACAAAGTAA